A genomic stretch from Sphaerodactylus townsendi isolate TG3544 linkage group LG15, MPM_Stown_v2.3, whole genome shotgun sequence includes:
- the LOC125444523 gene encoding glycine-rich cell wall structural protein-like — translation GGGGGWGGGGVGGGGGGGGGGWGGGGVGGGGGGGGGGWGGGGVGGGGGGGGGGWGGGGVGGGGGGGGGGWGGGGVGGGGGGGGGGWGGGGVGGGGGGGGGGWGGGGVGGGGGGGGGGWGGGGVGGGGGGGGGGWGGGGVGGGGGGGGGGWGGGGVGGGGGGGGGGWGGGGVGGGGGGGGGGWGGGGVGGGGGGGGGGWGGGGVGGGGGGGGGGWGGGGVGGGGGGGGGGWGGGGVGGGGGGGGGGGGGGGGGGGGGGGGGGWGGGGGGGGGGSGGGGGVGGWGGGGGGGWGG, via the coding sequence gggggggggggggggtgggggggggggggggtgggggggggggggggtgggggggggggggggtgggggggggggggggtgggggggggggggggtgggggggggggggggtgggggggggggggggtgggggggggggggggtgggggggggggggggtgggggggggggggggtgggggggggggggggtgggggggggggggggtgggggggggggggggtgggggggggggggggtgggggggggggggggtgggggggggggggggtgggggggggggggggtgggggggggggggggtgggggggggggggggtgggggggggggggggtgggggggggggggggtgggggggggggggggtgggggggggggggggtgggggggggggggggtgggggggggggggggtgggggggggggggggtgggggggggggggggtgggggggggggggggtgggggggggggggggtgggggggggggggggtgggggggggggggggtgggggggggggggggtgggggggggggggggtgggggggggggggggtgggggggggggggggtgggggggggggggggtgggggggggggggggtgggggggggggggggtgggggggggggggggtgggggggggggggggtgggggggggggggggtgggggggggggggggtgggggggggggggggtgggggggggggggggtgggggggggggggggggggggggggggggggggggggggggggggggagggggggggggggggtgggggggggggggggggggggggggtggggggagtggcgggggagggggggtgggggggtgggggggtgggggggggggggggtgggggggg